The genomic segment GTGTTCGTCCACTTCGGTGATGCTCTCGACGGCGTCGTGCGAGCGCACCGAGTCGAGAAATCGGTCCTTGTCGGCGTCGTACACCCAGAAGAACGGAACCGCCTTCTCACCGATGGGGACCAGCGTTTCGAGTTCGATACTCGTCTCCGACCGCATCGAGAGAATCCGACCTAGCGCGAACTGAGAGGAAGGGATACGAAGGTCTGCGATAACGCTCATGATAACTCGACAGTTGTGATACCCGACCCGGCCGTATCATTTGGTGGCTTGGTACACCATGTAGTAGCCGTTCCAGAGGGATAAACCGTCGTTCCCTCGTTCTGACAGGGAGAGATGCATGGTATACCAAGTTACAGTTGGAAAGTCTACAATAGTGTTAACCGTGCATAGTTCATCCTGTGAGACACGTTCCTGATGCGTGTCGATTCTGTTCAGGGCGTCTTCGGACGGTCCGGGACTCCGCGTCGGTCACCGGATGTCGTCTCACAGCATACCATGACATCTCCGCCCTCTTCGGACGAGTCGATACAGACGAGCGAACGGTTCGCTACCGCCCTCGAACGAATCGTCCGAGAAGCGCATCGGAACGGCGTCGACGTCGAGGGGGGATGGGAGTGCTCCATCCAGGACGCCGACATCGAGTACGACGTCGTCGTCACCAGAATCGGTCGCAGAGCGGAGACGGCAGAAGAGTAAGCGGTCGGTCGTTACTCGGCGGCGTCGAGGTTCGAGAACGCCTCGTCGACGAGTTCGCCCGTGTCGGCGACGATGTCGGCCATCGTCTCGTCGTCGGGCGCCATCCCGACGAGGCGGGCGATGCGCATGATGCTCACGTGGTAGACAGTCTGGACGCCGGGTTCCTCCTGCCAGACGACGACGTTGCAGGGGAACAGGCCGCCCATCTTCTTCTCGGAGGCGTCGAGCGCTCTGTCGGCCATGTTGGGGTTGCACGCCCCCAGCACGTAGTAGGGGTCGCGGCCGGCGTCGACTTTCTCGTTGAGCATGTCCGAGGCGGAGAACTCGGTGGCGACGCCGAACCCGGCGTCGGTGAACGCCTCGCGGACGTGTTCGACGGCCTCCTCGTGGTCCATGTTGAGCGTCGCGCGTTCTTCGCCGATGTCGGACGAACTGACGGCTGACGGGTCGATGGGAAGCGTCATCGCTCGACGCTACGACGCGGACGCTGGAAAAGGTATGGAAGTGTCCGGAGCGCACACGACCGGCTCGTCGCTCAGAGCGGAATCGGGAGCCAGCGAAGCCACCCGAGCACCGTCTCCGTGGGGATGAGTGGGTCGTGCAGGACCAACCAGTCCAGCAGTCCCAGCCCCAGTCCGTGTGCGACGATGGACGGGAGGATGGAGTCGCTGTCGTAGTCGACGGCGCCGAACAGCACGTCCGTCGGCGCAGACAGCACCAGTTCTATCGGCGGCTTGCCGACGTGGTGGAAGGCGTAGATGACGGGACTGATGAAGACGCTCTTGAAGCCGAACTCCTCGCCGACGCCGACGCAGAGGAGGCCGCGGTAGTACGTCTCCGCGGCCACGACGACGACCAACTGCTGGAGGGCGTGCGGCAGGAACGCCGCGAGCGCCGGACTCGTCTGCCACATCGGGTAGTACGCGCGGATGCTCGGCAGCGACGACCCGACGACGTAGAACGGGAGGACGATGGCCGAGATGACGAGGGTGTTCCGTATCGCTCGCCGGTTCACCCGCCACCCGAGGTTGCGGCCGTGCGTGACGGCCAGCGCCATCGGGAGTACGAGGAAGACGACGGCGTCGCGGAACGCGCGGTAGGTCAGGTCGCTCGTCGGGACGGTCCACGCCCCCCACAGAATGCTCAGAAACAGCCCCCACAGTAGCGACTTCTGGAGCCACGAGAGGCGACTGATGGTATCGCGGAGGCGGGAGTACCCGGACACGAGAATGCTCGGCGGCGCGGCTACTTCGTCTCGACGGGGCCGGTGCCGACGACGGACTGTACCGCTTCGACGAAGTCCTGCCGCGTCTCGAAGTAGTCGGCGTCGACCCGTTCGAGCACGTCCGAGAGCGTCTGCGGGCCGGACGCCGTTCGGACGACGCTGTCACCCTCCTGGTCGAGGATGCGGGGCTTCTCGTGCGGCCACGTCAACCGCGAGGCGACCCGTGCGAGCGGTTGGCCCTCGACGGGCGTCTCCTCGCCCAGTTCGACGACGGGTCCCTCGTCCTCGTTTTCGTCCTCGTCTGCCAT from the Halogeometricum rufum genome contains:
- a CDS encoding CPBP family glutamic-type intramembrane protease — translated: MSGYSRLRDTISRLSWLQKSLLWGLFLSILWGAWTVPTSDLTYRAFRDAVVFLVLPMALAVTHGRNLGWRVNRRAIRNTLVISAIVLPFYVVGSSLPSIRAYYPMWQTSPALAAFLPHALQQLVVVVAAETYYRGLLCVGVGEEFGFKSVFISPVIYAFHHVGKPPIELVLSAPTDVLFGAVDYDSDSILPSIVAHGLGLGLLDWLVLHDPLIPTETVLGWLRWLPIPL
- a CDS encoding DUF302 domain-containing protein, with the translated sequence MTLPIDPSAVSSSDIGEERATLNMDHEEAVEHVREAFTDAGFGVATEFSASDMLNEKVDAGRDPYYVLGACNPNMADRALDASEKKMGGLFPCNVVVWQEEPGVQTVYHVSIMRIARLVGMAPDDETMADIVADTGELVDEAFSNLDAAE
- a CDS encoding DUF5789 family protein, translated to MADEDENEDEGPVVELGEETPVEGQPLARVASRLTWPHEKPRILDQEGDSVVRTASGPQTLSDVLERVDADYFETRQDFVEAVQSVVGTGPVETK